In Lautropia mirabilis, one DNA window encodes the following:
- the sstT gene encoding serine/threonine transporter SstT yields MAREGVLGAWSRLNLVTRIVIGLVLAVVVALVTRHFGGGAEGWDAVIERTGALPAGWPSDVMAGAQLLGDLFVGALKAVAPVLVLVLVMAAIAQHEHGTETNIRPILVLYLVGTFAAALVAVAASFMFPSNLSLEGVKHATEVAPGGIGMVLKDVLMKLVSNPIKALLEANYIGILGWGVLLGLSFRHASEHTRTMLNDAAEAVSKVVRFVIGFAPLGILGLLLSTLLSPDGFAKLQQYLHLLLVLVGAMVFVALVVNPLIVFSQTRRNPYPLVFTCLLESGIPAFFTRSSAANIPVNMALAKKLNLHEDTYSISIPLGATINMAGAAITITVLTLAAVNTMGIQVDFATALLLSVVATLGACGASGVAGGSLLLIPMACALFSIDNDVAMQVAGVGFIISVIQDSSETALNSSTDVLFTAAVDQAHKA; encoded by the coding sequence ATGGCAAGAGAGGGAGTTCTTGGAGCGTGGTCACGGCTGAATCTGGTGACCCGCATCGTCATCGGCCTGGTGCTGGCCGTGGTGGTGGCGCTGGTGACCCGGCATTTTGGCGGGGGTGCCGAAGGTTGGGACGCCGTGATCGAACGGACCGGAGCCCTGCCGGCTGGCTGGCCTTCGGACGTGATGGCTGGGGCCCAGCTGCTGGGTGACCTGTTTGTCGGTGCGCTGAAGGCGGTGGCACCGGTCCTGGTTCTGGTGCTGGTGATGGCGGCCATTGCGCAGCATGAGCACGGGACCGAGACGAACATCCGCCCGATCCTGGTGCTGTATCTGGTGGGCACCTTTGCGGCGGCACTGGTGGCGGTGGCCGCCAGCTTCATGTTCCCGTCGAACCTGTCGCTGGAGGGGGTCAAGCACGCTACTGAGGTGGCGCCCGGCGGTATCGGCATGGTGCTGAAGGATGTGCTGATGAAGCTGGTGAGCAACCCGATCAAGGCGCTGCTCGAGGCCAACTACATCGGCATCCTGGGCTGGGGCGTGCTGCTGGGGCTGTCGTTCCGTCATGCCAGCGAGCACACGCGGACGATGCTCAACGACGCAGCCGAGGCCGTGTCCAAGGTGGTGCGTTTCGTGATCGGCTTTGCGCCGCTGGGCATCCTGGGCCTGCTGCTGAGCACGCTGCTGTCGCCGGATGGCTTTGCGAAGCTGCAGCAGTACCTGCACCTGCTGCTGGTGCTGGTGGGTGCGATGGTGTTCGTGGCGCTGGTGGTCAATCCGCTGATCGTCTTCAGCCAGACGCGTCGCAATCCCTATCCGCTGGTGTTCACCTGCCTGCTGGAAAGCGGCATTCCGGCCTTCTTCACCCGCAGCTCGGCGGCCAACATTCCGGTGAACATGGCGCTGGCCAAGAAGCTGAACCTGCACGAGGACACTTACTCGATCTCGATCCCGCTGGGTGCGACGATCAACATGGCAGGGGCCGCCATCACCATCACGGTGCTGACGCTGGCGGCGGTGAACACGATGGGCATCCAGGTGGACTTTGCCACGGCGCTGCTGCTGAGCGTGGTGGCCACGCTGGGCGCCTGCGGTGCTTCGGGGGTGGCCGGTGGTTCGCTGCTGCTGATCCCGATGGCCTGCGCGCTCTTCAGCATCGATAACGACGTGGCGATGCAGGTGGCCGGCGTGGGCTTCATCATCAGCGTGATCCAGGATTCTTCCGAGACGGCGCTGAACTCGTCGACTGACGTGCTGTTCACGGCTGCTGTGGACCAGGCACACAAGGCCTAG
- the tadA gene encoding tRNA adenosine(34) deaminase TadA: MRAGSWRGVMDETDEGSLPAPEASFSELDHAMMRLAMDQALNAQLHGEVPVGAVLVKAGQVIATGYNHPIGSHDPTAHAEIRTLRMAAEQLGNYRVGESTLYVTLEPCMMCLGAMLHARISRVVFGAPDPKTGVCGGVLDLPAEGRLNHQTVVQGGLLADECGKLLQRFFAERRAQRRADRAALRAQQDELARWAASLPAEEETGTLHLDEAGD; encoded by the coding sequence CTGCGTGCAGGCAGCTGGCGGGGCGTGATGGACGAGACGGACGAGGGATCGCTGCCCGCGCCGGAGGCGTCGTTCAGCGAGCTTGATCATGCAATGATGCGCCTGGCGATGGACCAGGCGCTGAATGCGCAGCTGCATGGTGAGGTGCCCGTGGGCGCCGTGCTGGTGAAGGCGGGGCAGGTGATTGCCACCGGCTACAACCATCCTATCGGCAGTCATGATCCGACGGCGCATGCCGAGATCCGCACCTTGCGGATGGCGGCCGAGCAGCTGGGCAACTATCGGGTGGGCGAATCCACGCTTTATGTGACGCTGGAGCCGTGCATGATGTGCCTGGGCGCGATGCTGCACGCCCGCATCAGCCGGGTGGTGTTCGGCGCCCCGGACCCCAAGACCGGCGTGTGTGGCGGCGTGCTGGACCTGCCGGCCGAGGGACGGCTCAACCATCAGACGGTGGTGCAGGGGGGGCTGCTGGCCGATGAGTGCGGAAAGCTGCTGCAGCGTTTCTTTGCCGAGCGCCGTGCGCAGCGTCGGGCCGACCGGGCCGCCCTGCGGGCGCAGCAGGACGAGCTGGCGCGCTGGGCGGCCAGTCTGCCAGCCGAGGAGGAAACCGGCACGCTGCATCTGGACGAGGCAGGGGACTGA
- a CDS encoding PqiC family protein: MRAVFKSVVPALALALAACASSPPVHFHTLSAMDAPGNGNRAQPDLRYRIGTVDVPERLNRVDIVVSGREADVPAGKAGTGQAGGSPSGTPAWATSVMLLENNRWDAPFADALRDALGARLAVAAASSAAAGSQPAQLRLSLQVYRFDASRSGDVDALVDWRLRRTDASDDTDVAEDDASAGSRVLSCRYQGYEHVQAGDVDALVAGMQRQVARLADDIVASTRPWLHDDKAGCVQAAGGA; the protein is encoded by the coding sequence ATGCGTGCTGTCTTCAAGTCGGTGGTACCGGCGCTGGCCCTGGCTCTGGCGGCCTGCGCCAGTTCGCCGCCGGTGCATTTCCATACGCTGTCGGCCATGGATGCGCCGGGCAATGGCAACCGCGCGCAGCCTGACCTGCGCTACCGGATCGGGACGGTCGATGTGCCGGAGCGCTTGAACCGCGTGGACATCGTGGTCTCGGGCCGGGAGGCGGATGTGCCCGCAGGCAAGGCAGGCACCGGGCAAGCGGGGGGTAGCCCGTCGGGTACCCCGGCATGGGCCACGTCGGTGATGCTGCTGGAGAACAACCGCTGGGACGCACCCTTTGCCGATGCGCTGCGTGACGCGCTGGGGGCCCGGCTGGCGGTGGCTGCAGCGTCCTCGGCTGCGGCAGGCAGTCAGCCTGCGCAGCTGCGGCTGTCGCTGCAGGTCTACCGCTTCGATGCCAGTCGCTCCGGAGACGTGGATGCGCTGGTGGACTGGCGGCTGCGCCGGACGGACGCGTCGGACGACACGGATGTGGCCGAGGATGATGCGTCGGCCGGATCGCGGGTGCTGAGCTGCCGCTACCAGGGCTACGAGCACGTGCAGGCTGGTGATGTGGATGCACTGGTGGCGGGCATGCAGCGGCAGGTGGCTCGGCTGGCCGACGACATCGTGGCCAGCACCCGGCCCTGGCTGCACGATGACAAGGCAGGCTGCGTGCAGGCAGCTGGCGGGGCGTGA
- a CDS encoding PqiB family protein: MSNEERSDAQGRPVTAAGNGQGQAQGAAGGYHDDVLVPEAAVEDRRYRWLPSLIWLLPLLAALVGAILTYRQMTQHGPTITVSFKTAEGLEAGKTKLRYKDVEVGQVKSIELADDRSHVEVDIELNRKAGSFRAKDSRYWVVRPRADISGVSGLGTLLSGAYIGVDAGKSAEMVSTFEGLESPPPLKYDEAGSQFRLRAKDLGSLDIGSPVLYRRVTVGRVTGYSLDESGDRVTIDVFVNSPYDRFVGTNSRFWEASGVEAKLDSSGVSVRTQSLLTVALGGIAFASPIEGKGEAANEHTAFMLAASEADAMKKPDGPSRFLVLNFDQSLRGLQVGAIVDFRGVELGQVRAIDAVVDENTNEIHMPVLIEVFSDRMKRGRGLQAQGPLGAGMTQKELEEEGNRWLQNMVQRGLRAQLRTGNLLTGQLYVSLDFFPQAKPAEMRSVQGDLMELPTVGNSLDEFQQQIAEILAKINKVPFDQIGRDLQQTLAGMRRTVNAAEKTVKGLNDNLAPQLMGTIQSLKKTLDSADRTLVSANRTLASDSPTQEELQQTLRSVSKAADSLRRLTDYLERHPESLLRGKTGN; encoded by the coding sequence ATGAGCAACGAGGAACGATCTGACGCGCAGGGGCGCCCTGTGACGGCGGCCGGGAACGGCCAGGGGCAGGCACAGGGGGCTGCCGGCGGCTATCACGACGATGTGCTGGTGCCCGAGGCGGCGGTGGAGGATCGGCGCTATCGCTGGCTGCCGTCGCTGATCTGGCTGCTGCCGCTGCTGGCAGCGCTGGTGGGAGCGATCCTCACCTATCGCCAGATGACGCAGCACGGCCCCACGATCACGGTCAGTTTCAAGACGGCCGAGGGTCTGGAGGCCGGCAAGACGAAGCTGCGCTACAAGGACGTGGAGGTGGGCCAGGTCAAGTCCATCGAACTGGCCGATGACCGCTCGCACGTGGAAGTGGATATCGAGCTGAATCGCAAGGCCGGATCCTTCCGGGCCAAGGACTCGCGCTACTGGGTCGTGCGGCCGCGTGCTGACATATCCGGGGTGTCGGGCCTGGGCACGCTGCTGTCGGGGGCCTACATCGGCGTGGATGCCGGCAAGTCGGCCGAGATGGTCTCGACCTTCGAGGGGCTGGAGAGCCCGCCGCCGCTGAAGTATGACGAGGCGGGCAGCCAGTTCCGCCTGCGGGCCAAGGATCTGGGGTCGCTGGACATCGGTTCGCCGGTGCTCTACAGGCGGGTGACGGTGGGGCGCGTGACCGGTTATTCGCTGGACGAGTCGGGCGACCGGGTGACGATCGACGTCTTCGTGAACAGCCCCTATGACCGCTTCGTGGGCACGAACTCGCGCTTCTGGGAAGCCAGCGGCGTGGAGGCGAAGCTGGATTCCAGTGGCGTGTCGGTCCGCACGCAGTCGCTGCTGACGGTGGCGCTGGGCGGCATTGCCTTTGCCTCGCCCATCGAGGGCAAGGGCGAGGCGGCCAACGAGCATACGGCCTTCATGCTGGCCGCCAGCGAGGCGGATGCCATGAAGAAGCCTGACGGGCCGTCGCGCTTCCTGGTGCTGAACTTCGACCAGTCGCTGCGGGGGCTGCAGGTGGGGGCCATCGTGGATTTCCGGGGCGTGGAGCTGGGCCAGGTCCGGGCCATCGACGCCGTGGTGGACGAGAACACCAACGAGATTCACATGCCGGTGCTGATCGAGGTGTTTTCCGACCGCATGAAGCGGGGGCGCGGGCTGCAGGCCCAGGGGCCCCTGGGTGCCGGCATGACGCAGAAGGAGCTGGAGGAAGAGGGCAATCGCTGGCTGCAGAACATGGTCCAGCGCGGGCTGCGGGCGCAGTTGCGGACCGGCAACCTGCTGACGGGCCAGCTGTATGTCTCGCTGGACTTCTTCCCGCAGGCCAAGCCGGCCGAGATGCGCAGCGTGCAGGGTGACCTGATGGAGCTGCCGACGGTGGGCAATTCGCTGGACGAGTTCCAGCAGCAGATTGCCGAGATCCTGGCCAAGATCAACAAGGTGCCGTTCGATCAGATCGGGCGTGACCTGCAGCAGACGCTGGCAGGCATGCGGCGCACGGTCAATGCGGCCGAGAAGACCGTCAAGGGGCTCAACGACAATCTGGCACCGCAGCTGATGGGCACCATCCAGAGCCTGAAGAAGACGCTGGATTCGGCAGACCGCACGCTGGTGTCGGCCAACCGGACGCTGGCCAGTGATTCGCCGACGCAGGAAGAGCTGCAGCAGACGTTGCGTTCGGTCTCGAAGGCAGCCGATTCGCTGCGACGCCTGACCGATTACCTGGAGCGTCACCCCGAGAGCCTGCTGCGTGGCAAGACGGGCAACTGA
- a CDS encoding paraquat-inducible protein A has protein sequence MREVHGLTACPMCDTLHRRVHLKDGQRARCRVCGSELARSSRLNRARMIPLVLTCLLLFVMANVFPIVAIELQGTVHQLTLVGAVMTLLQSGMFAVALMVFVPTLFLPGLYLLTLLFVLWLTGRDDVPAGVQNRLVRMMQQVYPWSMVEVFLLGVLVAIIKLSSMASIIAGPALWAWMGTTITLTVVLTFRLRRLIRRTHMPVGEVRLQDDQVVYAGQPPVLEEADGEWKTAVGRHRDAHDGALLTAAESARFCGRRLGMISCRHCDTVWAEAREGERCRHCDARLHRRKPGGLGVTWALLITAMILYVPANLLPVMTTSTLFGTDDSTILSGVIYFWQDGEWALAAIIFIASFLIPLFKLVALILLTLLVQFRSLWRLQERTHLYDIVEWVGRWSMLDVFVVAVTSSLVQMPGVAVVKAGPGIAAFGAVVVLTMLATMSFDARRAWDARFRPGLLHGRRRRRANPGVVSGRAG, from the coding sequence ATGCGCGAAGTCCATGGTCTGACGGCCTGTCCGATGTGCGACACCCTGCACAGGCGTGTGCACCTCAAGGACGGGCAGCGTGCGCGGTGCCGGGTGTGTGGTTCGGAGCTGGCCAGGTCATCACGCCTCAATCGGGCGCGGATGATTCCGCTGGTGCTTACCTGCCTGCTGCTCTTCGTGATGGCCAACGTCTTTCCCATCGTGGCCATCGAGCTGCAGGGCACGGTCCACCAGCTGACGCTCGTGGGTGCGGTGATGACGCTGCTGCAGTCCGGGATGTTCGCGGTGGCGCTGATGGTGTTCGTGCCCACGCTCTTCCTGCCGGGGCTGTATCTGCTGACGCTCCTGTTCGTGCTGTGGCTGACCGGGCGCGACGATGTGCCGGCCGGCGTGCAGAACCGGCTGGTGCGGATGATGCAGCAGGTGTATCCGTGGAGCATGGTGGAGGTGTTCCTGCTGGGGGTGCTGGTGGCCATCATCAAGCTGTCGTCGATGGCCAGCATCATCGCCGGTCCGGCACTGTGGGCCTGGATGGGCACGACCATCACGCTCACGGTGGTTCTCACGTTCCGGCTGCGGCGGCTCATCCGGCGCACCCACATGCCGGTGGGCGAGGTGCGGCTGCAGGATGACCAGGTGGTGTATGCCGGCCAGCCGCCGGTGCTGGAAGAGGCTGACGGGGAGTGGAAGACGGCGGTGGGCAGGCATCGCGACGCACATGACGGTGCGTTGCTGACGGCAGCGGAGTCGGCCCGGTTCTGCGGGCGTAGGCTGGGGATGATCTCCTGCCGGCATTGCGACACGGTCTGGGCCGAAGCCCGGGAAGGCGAGCGTTGCCGGCACTGTGACGCGCGGCTGCACCGGCGCAAGCCGGGGGGGCTGGGCGTGACCTGGGCGCTGCTGATCACGGCGATGATCCTGTATGTGCCGGCCAACCTGCTGCCGGTGATGACCACCAGCACGCTGTTCGGTACCGATGATTCGACGATCCTGTCCGGGGTGATCTACTTCTGGCAGGATGGGGAATGGGCGCTGGCGGCCATCATCTTCATTGCCAGCTTCCTGATCCCGCTCTTCAAGCTGGTGGCCCTGATCCTGCTGACGCTGCTGGTGCAGTTCCGCAGCCTGTGGCGGCTGCAGGAGCGCACCCATCTCTATGACATCGTGGAATGGGTGGGGCGCTGGTCGATGCTGGACGTGTTCGTGGTGGCGGTGACCAGCTCACTGGTGCAGATGCCGGGCGTGGCAGTGGTCAAGGCTGGTCCGGGCATTGCCGCCTTCGGGGCGGTGGTGGTGCTGACGATGCTGGCCACGATGAGTTTCGATGCGCGACGGGCCTGGGACGCGCGTTTCCGGCCCGGGCTGCTGCACGGCCGCAGGCGCAGGCGTGCGAATCCGGGCGTGGTTTCGGGGCGTGCGGGATAG
- a CDS encoding MnmC family methyltransferase yields MPDPSTTHGWKEPTCLTLRFDDPQGTVELQLLLGDAATRLEGWHARHGSLGADSVFLDGFDPKKNPAMWDVRTMQAVARHCRPGTRIATWCVARSVRDALTQAGFRLHRRPGLPPKRHCLAGEWPDTP; encoded by the coding sequence TTGCCGGATCCCTCCACCACGCATGGCTGGAAAGAGCCGACCTGCCTGACCCTGCGCTTTGACGATCCCCAGGGAACGGTCGAACTGCAGCTGCTGCTGGGAGACGCTGCCACCCGGCTGGAGGGCTGGCACGCCCGGCATGGCAGTCTTGGCGCCGACAGCGTGTTCCTGGACGGATTCGACCCGAAGAAGAACCCTGCCATGTGGGATGTCCGCACCATGCAGGCCGTGGCCCGCCACTGCCGCCCGGGCACCCGCATCGCCACCTGGTGCGTGGCCCGCAGCGTGCGCGATGCACTCACCCAGGCCGGCTTCCGGCTGCACAGGCGCCCCGGCCTGCCCCCCAAGCGCCACTGCCTGGCCGGGGAATGGCCCGACACACCGTAG
- a CDS encoding EamA family transporter translates to MLTYFWALMCVFGMAAGQILFKLAANSLAETGSFLVPRTATLLFTALALYGLITIAWIWVLQKAELGKVYPMMALAFVLVPLASHWLFGERFTPQYFIGIVLIMGGIVVAVRS, encoded by the coding sequence GTGTTGACCTATTTCTGGGCGCTGATGTGCGTCTTCGGCATGGCTGCAGGCCAGATCCTCTTCAAGCTGGCCGCCAATTCGCTGGCCGAGACCGGATCCTTCCTGGTACCGCGCACGGCCACGTTGCTGTTCACCGCGCTGGCGCTGTACGGGCTCATCACCATTGCCTGGATCTGGGTGCTGCAGAAGGCGGAGCTGGGCAAGGTCTATCCGATGATGGCGCTGGCCTTCGTGCTGGTGCCGCTGGCCAGTCACTGGCTGTTCGGCGAGCGCTTCACGCCCCAGTACTTCATCGGCATCGTGCTGATCATGGGCGGCATCGTGGTGGCCGTGCGCTCCTGA
- a CDS encoding glycosyltransferase family 2 protein produces MASIAVIIPCYKVKAHILEVLQRIGPEVRRVYVVDDCCPEGSGDLVEQECTDSRVRVVRHQINQGVGGAVMTGYRVALDDGMDIMVKIDGDGQMAPELLPDFVAPILAGEADYTKGNRFFDLEQVSQMPTVRLLGNAVLSFFNKISSGYWNLFDPTNGYTAIHRDVAACLPFGRISRRYFFESDMLFRLNTLRAVVVDIPMHASYGDEVSNLRISKVVGEFFFKHVRNTFKRIFYNYYLRDLSLASLQLPMGMLLLIFGVLFGLYKWNEASSLGVTATPGTVMLSALPVLVGIELILAFIGQDVQSVPQRPFLRTSRTLERFKNPSASVTRVIEARRMGTHTQIMRGETVTSSPAGTESAAQAAGNESDESRAQRS; encoded by the coding sequence ATGGCAAGCATCGCGGTCATCATTCCCTGTTACAAGGTCAAGGCCCATATCCTGGAAGTCCTGCAGCGCATCGGCCCCGAGGTCAGGCGGGTCTATGTGGTGGATGACTGCTGTCCGGAGGGGTCCGGCGACCTGGTGGAGCAGGAATGCACCGACAGCCGGGTCCGGGTGGTCCGCCATCAGATCAACCAGGGCGTGGGGGGCGCGGTGATGACCGGCTACCGGGTGGCGCTGGATGACGGCATGGACATCATGGTCAAGATCGACGGTGACGGCCAGATGGCGCCCGAGCTGTTGCCGGACTTCGTGGCGCCGATCCTGGCCGGTGAAGCCGACTACACCAAGGGCAACCGCTTCTTTGATCTGGAGCAGGTCAGCCAGATGCCCACCGTCCGCCTGCTGGGCAATGCGGTGCTGTCGTTCTTCAACAAGATCTCGTCGGGCTACTGGAACCTGTTCGATCCCACCAACGGCTACACGGCCATCCACCGCGATGTGGCGGCCTGCCTGCCGTTCGGACGCATCAGCCGACGCTATTTCTTCGAGTCGGACATGCTGTTCCGGCTCAACACGCTGCGGGCGGTGGTGGTGGACATCCCGATGCACGCCTCCTACGGGGACGAGGTGAGCAACCTGCGGATCTCCAAGGTGGTGGGCGAGTTCTTCTTCAAGCACGTGCGCAACACCTTCAAGCGCATCTTCTACAACTACTATCTGCGGGACCTGTCGCTGGCCTCGCTGCAGCTGCCCATGGGCATGTTGCTGCTGATCTTCGGGGTACTGTTCGGCCTGTACAAGTGGAACGAGGCCAGCAGCCTGGGCGTGACGGCAACGCCGGGTACCGTCATGCTGTCGGCCCTGCCGGTGCTGGTGGGCATCGAGCTGATCCTGGCCTTCATCGGCCAGGACGTGCAGTCGGTGCCGCAGCGGCCGTTCCTGCGCACGTCGCGCACGCTGGAGCGATTCAAGAACCCGTCGGCCTCGGTGACGCGGGTGATCGAGGCACGCCGGATGGGAACGCACACGCAGATCATGCGGGGCGAGACGGTGACCAGCTCGCCTGCCGGCACCGAGTCGGCCGCGCAGGCCGCCGGGAACGAATCGGACGAATCACGGGCGCAGCGTTCATGA
- the recD gene encoding exodeoxyribonuclease V subunit alpha, with protein MTRGAMTRRGRKPVKDELTGDLFASLPETGGEPEVVLPTDVAGMLALLARWHEEGWLRRIDLELAHFLAEGAEPSPALPPVLLAAALCSWQLGRGHVCLDLRAVLEQPMPVLSIPIGPWLQTLTLADWQAACVACPSLVAQPSAMGPADEMSADGARTTPLVLVQQRLYLRRFWQYEQDVQQGIRQRLMLPGLSEEEEPRLQEALVVLFGGPGSAGAEHAVNVASSAHAAGTQAAGAVGDAAAEPGRRPDWQRIACALAARRRFGLITGGPGTGKTTTVIRLLALLQWLALAGQGQFLRIGLAAPTGKAAARLGSSISSAIDRLPLQDVPQGEAIRAAIPRSVSTLHRLLGSRPGTRHFRHDARNPLPLDVLVIDEASMIDLEMMAQVMHALPPRARLILLGDKDQLASVEAGAILGELCAHAREGRYWPETADWVARVVQEPIDCGLQADGAEDGTLLDQSVGMLRHSHRFGADSGIGRLAALVNDGEVARVQRLWDEVRTGCASGQVPDIARIEVDAERWDALRQLVVHGRLDGVPADAGPVGYAHYLRWMHRNRPADEAGQDSFDEWAAGVLQAHGRFQLLCALRQGSWGVERLNRQIALWLQSAGLLAASEGWYAGRPVIVTRNDYELGLMNGDVGIALAAQGGRLRVAFPAEGGSRGIRWVLPSRLQAAETVFAMTVHKAQGSEFDHAALAMPAELSPVLTRELVYTAITRARRFFTLVGPDGLDRILGQAIRSRVLRASGLMAGALQAKD; from the coding sequence ATGACGAGAGGCGCAATGACACGGCGAGGCCGAAAACCGGTGAAGGACGAGCTGACGGGGGACCTGTTTGCTTCGTTGCCGGAGACAGGGGGGGAGCCGGAAGTCGTGCTGCCCACGGACGTGGCCGGCATGCTGGCGCTTCTGGCACGCTGGCATGAGGAGGGCTGGCTGCGGCGTATCGATCTGGAGCTGGCGCATTTTCTGGCAGAGGGAGCGGAACCGTCCCCGGCGTTGCCGCCGGTGCTGCTGGCGGCGGCGCTGTGCAGCTGGCAGCTGGGACGAGGCCATGTCTGTCTGGATCTGCGGGCGGTGCTGGAGCAGCCGATGCCGGTGCTGTCGATTCCGATAGGCCCCTGGCTGCAGACGTTGACGCTGGCGGACTGGCAGGCAGCCTGTGTGGCGTGCCCATCACTGGTGGCGCAGCCGTCGGCCATGGGGCCAGCGGATGAGATGTCCGCAGATGGGGCCCGGACGACGCCACTGGTGCTGGTCCAGCAGCGCCTGTACCTGCGGCGTTTCTGGCAGTACGAGCAGGACGTCCAGCAAGGCATCCGGCAGCGGCTGATGCTGCCGGGTCTGTCCGAGGAAGAAGAGCCTCGCCTGCAGGAGGCGCTGGTGGTGCTGTTTGGCGGACCAGGCAGTGCCGGGGCAGAGCATGCGGTAAACGTAGCCAGTTCGGCGCACGCGGCCGGGACGCAGGCTGCGGGAGCGGTCGGGGATGCGGCGGCAGAGCCCGGGCGCAGGCCGGACTGGCAGCGGATTGCCTGTGCGCTGGCGGCACGGCGGCGCTTCGGGCTGATCACCGGGGGGCCGGGCACAGGCAAGACGACGACGGTGATCCGGCTGCTGGCCCTGTTGCAATGGCTGGCGCTGGCCGGGCAGGGACAGTTCCTGCGTATCGGGCTGGCGGCGCCCACCGGCAAGGCGGCGGCACGACTGGGCAGCTCGATCAGCAGCGCCATTGACCGGCTGCCGCTGCAGGACGTGCCCCAGGGCGAGGCGATCCGGGCGGCCATTCCGCGGTCCGTCTCGACACTGCACCGGCTGCTGGGCAGCCGGCCGGGCACGCGGCATTTCCGGCATGACGCGCGCAATCCGCTGCCGCTGGACGTGCTGGTGATCGACGAGGCCTCGATGATCGACCTGGAAATGATGGCGCAGGTGATGCATGCGCTGCCACCCAGGGCACGGCTCATCCTGCTGGGGGACAAGGACCAGCTGGCGTCGGTGGAGGCAGGCGCCATTCTGGGTGAGCTGTGTGCCCATGCCCGCGAGGGACGCTACTGGCCGGAGACGGCCGACTGGGTGGCCCGGGTGGTGCAGGAGCCCATCGACTGCGGGCTGCAGGCTGACGGGGCAGAAGATGGCACGTTGCTGGACCAGAGCGTCGGCATGCTGCGTCACAGCCATCGCTTCGGGGCGGACAGCGGCATCGGCCGTCTGGCAGCCCTGGTCAACGATGGCGAGGTGGCCCGGGTGCAGCGCCTGTGGGACGAGGTTCGGACAGGGTGTGCGTCGGGCCAGGTGCCCGATATCGCCCGGATCGAGGTGGACGCCGAGCGTTGGGATGCGTTGCGGCAATTGGTGGTTCATGGCCGGCTGGATGGGGTGCCTGCCGACGCGGGGCCGGTGGGGTACGCGCATTACCTGCGGTGGATGCACCGGAACCGTCCGGCGGACGAGGCCGGGCAGGACAGCTTCGATGAATGGGCGGCCGGGGTGCTGCAGGCCCATGGGCGCTTCCAGCTGCTGTGTGCGCTGCGCCAGGGAAGCTGGGGGGTGGAGCGGCTGAACCGGCAGATTGCGCTCTGGCTGCAGTCGGCGGGCTTGCTGGCGGCCAGCGAGGGGTGGTACGCGGGGCGGCCGGTGATCGTCACCCGCAATGACTACGAGCTGGGGCTGATGAATGGTGACGTGGGCATTGCGCTGGCGGCTCAGGGCGGCCGGTTGCGGGTGGCGTTCCCGGCCGAGGGAGGCAGCCGTGGCATTCGCTGGGTGCTGCCCAGCCGGTTGCAGGCGGCCGAGACGGTGTTTGCCATGACGGTGCACAAGGCGCAGGGCTCGGAGTTCGACCACGCCGCGCTGGCGATGCCGGCCGAGCTGTCGCCGGTGCTGACCCGTGAACTGGTCTATACGGCCATCACGCGGGCACGGCGCTTCTTCACGCTGGTGGGGCCCGACGGGCTGGACCGCATTCTGGGGCAGGCCATCCGGAGCCGGGTGCTGCGGGCCAGTGGCCTGATGGCGGGGGCGCTGCAGGCGAAGGACTGA